DNA sequence from the Glycine soja cultivar W05 chromosome 18, ASM419377v2, whole genome shotgun sequence genome:
GCCTAATAATATGAAAcataatgaacaattttttatttttattgttttgaaaaGAATAAGGTTTGATAACAGAacataaataattcaaaatcacgTGAAGTAATAAATGATTTTGGTTTCCCTCACAGGTGGGAGAGAGGGGAATTCAGATGTCAGGGGGACAAAAACAGAGAATAGCAATTGCGAGGGCAATAATTAAGAAACCGCGAATTCTTCTTCTGGACGAAGCAACAAGCGCACTGGACTCAGAGTCAGAGCGACTCGTCCAAGAAGCGTTGGACAATGCAGCCGCGGGTTGCACCGCCATCATCATCGCGCACCGCTTATCCACAATCCAAAACGCAGACCTCATCGCCGTCGTCGGAGGCGGAAAAATCATAGAGATGGGCTCGCACGACGAGCTCATCCAAAACGACACCGGCGCATACGCCTCCACGTTTCGCCTCCAGCAACAAATGGACAAAGAGAAAGTAGAGGAAAGCACGGAAAAAACCGTTACTCCACGGATTATTTTATCAACTACAGACACCGAAAACGTGGGACCTAATTTAATAGGTCCCACGATATTCAGTAATCATGATGATGATGTGGGGGAAGGGAAGAAGGTGGCAGCACCATCAGTCAGGAGACTGATGGCGCTGAGCGTTCCCGAGTGGAAGCATGCCGTTTTGGGGTGTCTGAATGCGATGGTTTTCGGTGCCGTTCAGCCGGTATACGCATTCACGATGGGGTCCACGATACTTTTGTATTTTCACGCGGATCATGAGGAGATAGCGACGAGGACGAGGATCTACTCGTTCGCCTTTCTGGGTCTCTTCGTGGTGTCATTGCTTGCGAATATTGGGCAGCATTATTGCTTCGGCTACATGGGGGAATACTTGACCAAACGGGTCAGAGAGACCGTGCTTGCCAAAATCCTCACTTTCGAAGTTGGGTGGTTTGATTTGGACCAAAACTCTAGTGCCTCCATCTGTTCCAGACTTGCCAAAGATGCTAATGTGGTATGTTTCCATTTCCGAATTTTCTTAAagcattttaaaatgtttttttttcatgactcTTTTTTCcatgtataattatattaatcatttgAGGTGGGAAAGGAAACATGATAAGAAAAGATGGAAAACTATGTGTATTCTAATAGATATGATTAGAAAAGGGGGAAAAAAGACTGAGTGTAAAAAACCAagattagaaaattaatttaaatttgtcagtattataaaagatttttatattgttatttaataataatagatgTATGGAAAGTCATACTTAACCTGGTTGCAAATTTGTTGATTATTGTGTAAAAAGATTTTGTACTAATattgtataaaaagtaaactctcataaaaaaaagttatatgaatATTTTCCTACACCCTCTTTCTAGATTAGGAAAGTGAAAGAAATTCACAATTTAAGgtgttgtttttcttattttactgTGAAAGGGATAGTGTGAGGATCTAACGTAAGGAAAAAGGTGTCAtggtatataaaaatttaaggtgtgctttttcttattttatggtGAAAGGGATAGTGGGAGGAGTAACATAAGGAAAAAGGCGTGTGATGGTACCGTTACTAGTTAAGGTTCTATTATTTTGTACGTTAAATTCTTAGTTATAAGGCTATAATGCATGGTATCTACATGCAACGGCCATGGTTATCGGTGAGAGTTTTCTGTGTGGCTGTTCCGAAAAGGTAAATCTTGTGGATTTAAGTTAGCGAAACGCTATTCGTATATCTTCAGTTGTGGTTACATCTTTCCGTACGCTTTTTCTTTTGAGAAAAAGAGAGGAGGAGGCTCCACCTCACTTTCCATTTTCATATTTtcgtttcttttctttattttttaaagaaaaagatgctTATAAAACCATAAATATATACTTGAAGTATATGTTTTATTCATTGTGTAACATTTCTTTCGCAGTTGAATTAGTTCAAGTATGCACTCATTCATTGAATACGTAAAGTTTAGAATATAATACAGAGATTTTCTCAATAAGTTATGGGCATGTGAATTAGGTGTacaagagagagaaataaaaagaaaataaaacgtttaatttttttaaaaaaatagtaagagAAAAAAGTATTAGCAAATATAAATAGGATGTAAGAAAAAGAcagtggaaaaaaaatagagtggtttcaaattaatattttccgCCTCATGATGAAGGATGTGGGCCGAGATGAGtgagaagaaaggaaaaaatataagagtaaaataaaaagaaagataatataaaattaaaattagtgtgAATTGAATGTAAGGGAAAAGAAATGTGAGGAaatcaaaatagtaaaatttaagaatataatatttatttcaaaccactcaaaaagaatatttaactTAAGAACAAATACTAAATATTCCAATTTacttaatgaaataaattaaatttatctactAATCATTAACAGATCATATAATTGTTATCATAATATTCTAAAGAAAGCAACCTAAacttttacataataaaaaaaacatcatttcgTTATCATGACATTCTAAAGAAAGCATAATTCTCATttggttgtattttttttcttacaatctaaatttttaattaaaacgggactttaaaaatatatataggataattaaaattataaatactttttattttgcaaTAGTAACGACTTTGAATTACCCCTTAACAATTCGTACTTTCAATACAACTTCGCAATTATCATAGACtgcttattttaacatattttttagctAATAGTACTGAAAATGTAAATTGAGGAGCAGTTAGTATTAGTATATTACAgcacaaatattaaataactaaaacattTCAATTGAAGATATTACTCGTTCTTGTAAACTTTTATTTGTACCATGCTATTGGAAATCTCGTTGTACCCAAAAAAACTAGCcgcaaattaaaatttaaaatatcaaaatatcaaaacttaattgattttgtaccccaaaacaaaaaaacttacTGATTTACACGTGAAAACGTGGCATTGTTGCTCCCGTCATAACTGGAGAAAGTCATGTACTTTATTTCGGTACGCCAGATAACTTCCTCGTCGTTGCCGTCTAAACCGGCTTTAATGCACGCATGCTTGTTTGTTACATATCAGCGTCTTCTTTAGCTTTGTGAGTGCGTGATTGTAATTCGATTTGTGACAATTGTTTCGTTTGttgatgtttcattttttttttttttttttttttttgccttttgttGTGTCTATAGGTAAGGTCTCTAGTGGGAGATAGAATGGCATTGCTGGTACAAACATTTTCAGCGGTAATAACAGCCTACACGATGGGTCTTGTCATTTCTTGGAGGCTTTCCATCGTCATGATAGCTGTGCAACCTATCATCATAGCATGCTTTTACACAAGGCGTGTGCTTCTCAAGAGCATGTCCAACAAATCCGTGAAGGCCCAACAACAAAGCAGCAACATAGCTTCTGAAGCAGTTTCGAATCTTAGAACTGTCACAGCTTTTTCTTCTCAAGACAGGATTCTCAAAATGCTTGAAGAGGCCCAACAAGGCCCAAGTCAAGAGAACATAAGACAATCTTGTTTTGCTGGCATTGGGCTTGGATGCTCCCAGGGCCTTGCATCTTGCATTTGGGCCTTGAATTTTTGGTATGGTGGCAAGCTTATCTCATGTGGGTACATCTCAATAAAAACATTCTTGGAGAGCTTCATGGTTTTGGTGAGCACGGGAAGGATCATTGCAGATGCGGGAAGCATGACCACGGATCTCGCTAGAGGTGCTGATGTAGTTGGTGATATTTTTGGGATCATTGATCGTCGTACAAAGATTGAGCCGGATGATCCAAATGGGTACATGCTAGAGAGGTTAATTGGTCAAATAGAGCTTCATGACGTGCATTTTGCGTACCCTGCTAGGCCTAATGTTGCTATCTTTGAAAATTTCTCGATGAAAATTGAGGCAGGGAAATCAACAGCATTGGTGGGGCAAAGTGGGTCCGGGAAATCGACCATCATAGGGCTAATAGAGAGGTTTTATGATCCACTTAAAGGGATGGTGACAATAGATGGCATGAACATAAAATTGTATAACCTAAAGTCACTAAGGAAGCACATAGCACTAGTGAGCCAAGAGCCAACGTTGTTTGGTGGGACCATAAGGGAGAACATTGCATATGGAAGGTGTGAAAGGGTTGATGAGAGTGAGATCATAGAGGCAGCACAAGCGGCGAACGCGCACGATTTCATAGCTAGCTTGAAGGAAGGGTACGAGACATGGTGTGGGGAAAAAGGGGTGCAACTTTCAGGGGGTCAAAAGCAGAGGATAGCAATAGCAAGGGCAATACTGAAAAACCCTAAGGTgttgttgttggatgaggccacAAGCGCATTAGATGGTCAATCAGAGAAGGTGGTGCAAGATACGTTGATGAGGTTGATGATAGGGAGGACCAGCGTGGTAGTGGCACATAGGTTGAGCACCATACACAATTGTGATGTTATTGGTGTGTTGGAAAAGGGGAAGGTGGTGGAGATTGGAACCCATTCGTCCTTGTTGGCCAAAGGACCATGTGGAGCTTATTACTCCTTGGTGAGTCTTCAGACGAGACATGCAGCCACACCAAATAACACTAATTGTACTAAAGCTAGTAGTATCCACTCTATCAATTGACCTACCAAAGTACCATGTTGTCTTTGTCTACTTGGGATGGCTAGCTACTAGGCATCCTTTTTGAGGGTGATAAAAGATAATAGCTAGTGATAAAGATGAGATGGGCTTGTGATAGGTGAAGGCAACTTAAAGAAGTGGACCAGAAGGAGAAGGAACTTTCAAAGTGTGTCACCTTTCTTATTTTGCACTTTCATATGTATTCTCCCATCAACATCGATCCATGtttaaatattatgtatatatatgtctCTATATATGATATCAAGTGGAATATGTGTGCCTTGTGGCAAATTATGTGAAGATTTCTTTCTACTtctaaaatgattattaaactaGTTATTATAAAACTAAAGCAATATACTAGTTCCTTTGCAAATTAGAgcccatatttttaaaattatacaataatagaACTCGTTTAGGGTGATTTTTAGTCGTAaggtttaaaaattttaattacaaatttttaatttttaaaatttagttttagtttttcctttaatttttagtttaaaaataaactcattttaaaagttttctatCCTATTAAATTAAGTATAAGAATGTGTTTAAGTGATGACGAGAAAAATGACAAACAACAATAGTGACGATACCAGTAATAATAATGTCAATGAGTGTCAATGATGATGCCAATGTGTAGTCGTGGTGATGGTGTCGATAGTTGTGGTTCTAGTGATGATGGTGTCAGTGTAGCACTGATGGTGGTTGTGGTTTTGGTGGTAGTGGTGACTGCGGTGGCAACGCAAAAGGCCATTGTCAATTGTTGGGAGAGTGTTGttttctaaaactaaaaattaaattaacaaattttatttatttattttgaaaatgaatggaaaaatattttaaaatttagttaaaaatcatttcaactCAATTTTTGtcaaacacattttattttgaaaattacattttaaaacaaaaaaaaaaacctataaaCCACCCCCAAATGAGCCCTTGGTTTATTAaggttttagaagaaaaaaatttataggtATGCTCGTAGTGTAGTGTgaaaacactactaaaaaatttagaacaatATTCTTTCAATGAAGGtgtatttcaaaatttttgaaatatagAATCCAATACAAATTTCTTAAGTTCAtaaaattcttctttttttgtcaaaaaaaagttcataaaATTCGTAAAACTTTAGCAAGATTATTAAACCCACTCCACCcagtaaaaaaaatctaccctaaaactttattaattataacaatGTTATTGTGAAATGGACATTTAAAATCATAAGCTTTCCatttagaaatttcaaaatgtatAAACTTAATTGAAAATCCTTGAATAGTATATGATTGGGATATTATTTTCatcatatatattaactttatttatatattaaacttgAATTCTAGCTCATGAGAGTTATTTATTCTTCCTCTTTATAATGTGTCAGGTCATGAAAATTCTCAAATAGTATATGATTGTTATATCGGATAGGTATTTGGTGGGTCGATGACCTCCtagccaatctcattgaataccTATTCGTCACAAGAGAACCTCAATTGTACCCCTCACGGATAGGCAATTAAACCCATGACAAAGCAAAACAATTTGATTAAGGAAAAGGAGGGGGGGTGGTTAGGTCGCTTAACCcccatttaagaaaaaattacctAGATGGCAATTCTTGCATGAAGGCCCATGCTCCAAGGCCTACAAGGGTTTGTATAAATAGGGGAGAACCCCCAGGTAAAGACCATTGTTCATTCTTAGCATTGCATATATTCTTTTCTAACCTTACTTACTGCTCACAACTGAACACTGACTTGAGCATCAGAGTGCCTTTTGCAGGTATCCCTTTTGTCACTACCCCATTCGGAACATTCAAAAGAAAAGGACAATCAAAAAGACCCCTCAATAGAAGAGATACAGTTTGGTCATTATTTTATAGGAACGTTTTGGCTCCCACCATGGGGCCAAGTAAGATAGTCCCCGACCCCAAGAATTATGGCATTCACACATATGAGAACCAACACAATAGCAATGGATCAACTAAGAAGACACCAACATGAACAACTACATGTTCAGGATTAAGCCGAACACTAACTTGAGCATCAAAGTGCCTTTTGCGGGTATCCCTTTTCTCGCTACCCCATTCAGAACATTTAGAAGAAAAGGATAATAAAAAAGACCCCTTAATAGAAGAGATACAGTATGGTCATTATTTGATAAGAGCGTTTTGGCTCCCACCATGGGGCCAAGTAAGATAGTCCCCAACCCCAAGAATTATGGCATTCACACATATGAAAACCAACACAATAGCAATGGATCAACTAAGAAGACACCAACATGAACAAGTCCATGTTGAGGATTAAGTCGAACACTAACTTGAGCATCAGAGTGCCTTTTGCTGGTATCCCTTTTCTCGCTACCCCATTCAGAACATTTAGAAGAAAAGGACAATAAAAAAGACCCCTTAATAGAAGAGATATAGTTTGGTCATTATTTGATAGGGACGTTTTGGCTCCCACCATGGGGCCAAGTAAGATAATGTACAACAAGGCCAAAAAATTGAGAACCCGAATAGGGAGAAGGCCAAAAAATTGAGAACTCAAGTTGCTACATATGTTGTAATAGCCGGTGACCTATACTAATGAGGATTCTCTTCACCCCTACTTAAATGCTCCAACAAAGAATAGACTGACTACATCATCCGGGAGTTTCACAAAGGAATATGCGACATGCACTCTTGGGAAGATGAATGGCGACACAAGTGATAAGAGTCGGGTATTATTGGCCAACCTTGAAGATAGACCACGtgaattttgtcaaaaaaaatgcAATCCATGTCAAAAACATGGAAACTTGATCCCTCAACTAGTCGAGGAGCTATATTCCCTTACTCCCTTGTGGCTTTTTACTATTTGGGGAATGGATATCCTTGAAGGTTTCCCCATGGTCTTTGGGCAAATGAAATTTTAGTTAGTAGCTATTGACTACTTCATCAAGTAAGTAGAGGCCAAACCTTTGGCAACAATTATTGCTCAGAATATCCAGAAATTCCTTTGGAAAAATATCATCACACACTTTGGCATTCCATGTGTCATGATAACAGATAACGGTTTACAGTTCATTAACTGTAAATTGAATGAGTTCATGATAGGTCTCTGTTAGTCGCTTcgtacgactaacttttgtatagaaatcattttccaaagcttgtatagttccccaatttatggttattttgtagtgatttttgtaaataaatcttgttttatggttaatgttgtctctagaacattttcattggatttaatgatgaaatctgttcATTTCCAGGTgaaaaaagaggctaagttttgaattgcaaaatgtagcagttgggctaagcgcatATCCACCGCTAAGCACAGCTTCAACGCGCTTAGCGGTAaggagaatctggcagagcatcagcATCAAAGTTGCACGCTAAGCGTGAGATCAGTGTGTTAAGCACAGCAGGTGCCTTCAGCCAGGCTAAGCTCGAGACTGGCGCTAAACCCAATTTCACTTACTTGCCCTAAGTGCGAGGGTGGTGCTAAGCGCAGTGTCGtgatttcagagcctatttaaagcctgtctttTGAAGAATTAGGGTACCACCTTTATGACACTTTTATGACAACTTCTACAGACAGCCAGGGCATAGAATTCCAGAGCAGCCACAGGCCGATTTGGGGAAAAAAGCCCTAGAAGTAGAAAAGAGGAGCAACTTgtgcattgaagcctaggtttCGTCATTTGAGAGATTATTGAGTAgagagtgagtgtgagatgctgagaagaggaggatgAATCCCTCTTCTTGTGTAAGAAATATCATTCTctgcttttaatctcatttattgtcagggtttctttgtaatggctggctaaacaccctagttggggatttctaatgaacaactgatgtaaatacctaatatctaattgattgtttttttgTGTCCAATGCTcccttcaatgcttaatgtttgtatgcttttggtctaatcacccatttgtgtgcatagttaggtgactttagcattggaaaatgtactgttgccttagaacttgattgaagcaggattgaaacttagccttacatgagggatctgtgggttaagttttggttttaattatgctgttacaataatgttgtttagtttaagcctagtcttataacactacaaaataaccataaattgggagagtttgatacaatttatacaagtttttgttggatcgagtggcctcagaataattaagaagggggggttgaattaattattcctaaacctttactaattaaaaaaaaattactcttctaagacttttactaaattgttaagagaatgaggagtagaagagaaacttaacagaaagtaaaagcggaaagtaaaagagtagggaagaaggaaacaaacacacaagagtttttatactggttcagcaacaacccgtgcctacatccagtccccaagcgacctgcggtccttgagatttctttcaaccttgtaaaaatccttttacaagcaaagatccacaagggatgtaccctcccttgttctctttgaaaccctagtggatgtaccctccactagaactgatccacaagagatgtaccctctcttgttctcagtcaaacccaagtagatgtaccctctacttgtaccacaaaggatgtaccctccaatatgttgagacaaagatctcaggctgttaaacctttgatactttgtgaatggggatacaaaagaattctcaggcggttagtcctttgaacacttttgtattagggaatgggaagaatcaaaagaattctcagactgtgtcattttgaattctttgacaaaggagaagggagacacaaaagaattcaggcggttagtcctttgttattttggaaaagggagaagagagacacaaaaagaattcaggcggttagtccttggcgaattctttttggcaaagggagaagagaatgaagaggatgaatagcacaagttttcaaggtttagaaaaccagaaagcttcagaaagcttttggtacaaagaagaagaagaagttcaaagagattcaaggcttgtaaaggattgattgaataagtgtaaaagtATTGAATGAATAATTGTATAACAAAGCCTTGTTTATAGCGTCATGAAAATTCTCAAATAGTATATGATTGTTATATCGGATAGGTATTTGGTGGGTCGATGACCTCCtagccaatctcattgaataccTATTCGTCACAAGAGAACCTCAATTGTACCCCTCACGGATAGGCAATTAAACCCATGACAAAGCAAAACAATTTGATTAAGGAAAAGGAGGGGGGGTGGTTAGGTCGCTTAACCcccatttaagaaaaaattacctAGATGGCAATTCTTGCATGAAGGCCCATGCTCCAAGGCCTACAAGGGTTTGTATAAATAGGGGAGAACCCCCAGGTAAAGACCATTGTTCATTCTTAGCATTGCATATATTCTTTTCTAACCTTACTTACTGCTCACAACTGAACACTGACTTGAGCATCAGAGTGCCTTTTGCAGGTATCCCTTTTGTCACTACCCCATTCGGAACATTCAAAAGAAAAGGACAATCAAAAAGACCCCTCAATAGAAGAGATACAGTTTGTCATTATTTTATAGGAACGTTTTGGCTCCCACCATGGGGCCAAGTAAGATAGTCCCCGACCCCAAGAATTATGGCATTCACACATATGAGAACCAACACAATAGCAATGGATCAACTAAGAAGACACCAACATGAACAAAACTACATGTTCAGGATTAAGCCGAACACTAACTTGAGCATCAAAGTGCCTTTTGCGGGTATCCCTTTTCTCGCTACCCCATTCAGAACATTTAGAAGAAAAGGATAATAAAAAAGACCCCTTAATAGAAGAGATACAGTATGGTCATTATTTGATAAGAGCGTTTTGGCTCCCACCATGGGGCCAAGTAAGATAGTCCCCAACCCCAAGAATTATGGCATTCACACATATGAAAACCAACACAATAGCAATGGATCAACTAAGAAGACACCAACATGAACAAGTCCATGTTGAGGATTAAGTCGAACACTAACTTGAGCATCAGAGTGCCTTTTGCTGGTATCCCTTTTCTCGCTACCCCATTCAGAACATTTAGAAGAAAGGACAATAAAAAAGACCCCTTAATAGAAGAGATATAGTTTGGTCATTATTTGATAGGGACGTTTTGGCTCCCACCATGGGGCCAAGTAAGATAATGTACAACAAGGCCAAAAAATTGAGAACCCGAATAGGGAGAAGGCCAAAAAATTGAG
Encoded proteins:
- the LOC114395741 gene encoding ABC transporter B family member 15-like, whose product is MVSMERKTKNENGSIGFGSIFMHADGKDLLLMVLGTIGAVGEGLATPLVLYISSRMMNNIGSSSNMDGNTFIHNINKNAVAWLYLAGASFAVCFLEGYCWTRTSERQAAKMRCSYLKAVLRQDVAYFDLQVTSTSDIITSVSGDSIVIQDVLSEKVPNFLMNISLFVGSYIAAFAMLWRLAIVGFPFVVLLVIPGLIYGKTLIGLSSKIREEYNQAGTVAEQTISSIRTVFSFVGESKTMNAFSNALQGTVKLGLKQGLTKGLAIGSNGVVFGIWSFMCYYGSRLVIYHDAKGGTVFAVGAAIAVGGLALGAGLSNMKYFSEAVAVAERIKEVIKRVPKIDSDNKDGQTLEKFYGEVEFDRVEFAYPSRPESAILKGLSLKVPAGKRVALVGESGSGKSTVIALLQRFYDPVGGEVLLDGMMGIQKLQVKWVRSQMGLVSQEPALFATSIKENILFGKEDATEDQVVEAAKAAHAHNFISLLPHGYHTQVGERGIQMSGGQKQRIAIARAIIKKPRILLLDEATSALDSESERLVQEALDNAAAGCTAIIIAHRLSTIQNADLIAVVGGGKIIEMGSHDELIQNDTGAYASTFRLQQQMDKEKVEESTEKTVTPRIILSTTDTENVGPNLIGPTIFSNHDDDVGEGKKVAAPSVRRLMALSVPEWKHAVLGCLNAMVFGAVQPVYAFTMGSTILLYFHADHEEIATRTRIYSFAFLGLFVVSLLANIGQHYCFGYMGEYLTKRVRETVLAKILTFEVGWFDLDQNSSASICSRLAKDANVVRSLVGDRMALLVQTFSAVITAYTMGLVISWRLSIVMIAVQPIIIACFYTRRVLLKSMSNKSVKAQQQSSNIASEAVSNLRTVTAFSSQDRILKMLEEAQQGPSQENIRQSCFAGIGLGCSQGLASCIWALNFWYGGKLISCGYISIKTFLESFMVLVSTGRIIADAGSMTTDLARGADVVGDIFGIIDRRTKIEPDDPNGYMLERLIGQIELHDVHFAYPARPNVAIFENFSMKIEAGKSTALVGQSGSGKSTIIGLIERFYDPLKGMVTIDGMNIKLYNLKSLRKHIALVSQEPTLFGGTIRENIAYGRCERVDESEIIEAAQAANAHDFIASLKEGYETWCGEKGVQLSGGQKQRIAIARAILKNPKVLLLDEATSALDGQSEKVVQDTLMRLMIGRTSVVVAHRLSTIHNCDVIGVLEKGKVVEIGTHSSLLAKGPCGAYYSLVSLQTRHAATPNNTNCTKASSIHSIN